AATGGCGCGGCAGCATCACCAAGGCCGGCAATGCCCACGTGCGACGCGTCCTGGTGGAGGCCGCCTGGCACTACCGCCATTCGCCCCGAGGTACGGGGGAGGCGATCCGGAAACGACGGGAGGGACAACCCGCCGCGGTGATCGAGACGGCAAGAAAGGCGGAACTTCGGCTCTACAAGAAATTTACGCGAATGGTGATGCGTGGGAAGCGCTCCACCGTGGCCGCCACCGCCGTGGCGCGGGAATTGGTGGGGTTTGTCTGGGCGATCGGCCGGATCTAAGAAGACAAGAGGACCACGCCAAAGATCATGGAGCTTTTGCGGCGGACGCGGAGGTGCGGGGAACGAATGGAGAACCCTCGACAGCGTTATGCGGTGTGCCGAAAGGCCAAGACCCGCGTTGCTAGAGCGAGGCAGCTCCCGACGGATCATTGTCTTGCGGTCAAACCCGCGCATATCAGCATGATCATCGACGACATCGCCGCCCCCCGCCCCGCCGTGAAAGAAGGAGGTTGAGAAAACGACGGCCCGAAAAACCAGAGAGAAAAGACAAAGATCAAAAAATCGGTTGACCGGTCATTCCATATCAACGCTCGGGCTAAGCCGCGGGCGCTCAACGAGAAACAGGCGAGCCGTCAGCTTCAAGCCGTTGATGTTAGGCTTCACAACTCGTCATAATCATCGGACTTCACTTCTCGCACCTTCGCCATCGCGCGCTCGAACTTCCGACGGTTTCCACGCTTGGCGCGTTCCTCCAGATGCTCCACCGTCATCAGGGCCGACAGTTTTTCTGCCAGTGCCGTCGTAATGAGCTGGTTGATTGAAATGTCTTCCTTCTTGGCCAACTCCCGAACACTCTTGTGAAGCGATGCCGGGAGACGCAGACTAATCGTGCTCATGGCAAACCTCCTATCACTCGGAGAAACTTTTTGGGTGTTACGACACGAATACCGAACTGGTCTACCCCTGAAAAACCACGAACGTTATGTGTCACGATGAAATCACTCCCGGACTCCACGGCCAGTTCCAGTACATGATCGTCTTGGGGATCCTTGAGGAACGGGCGCCATAGAAAATGGACTTTTCGCCAAAGCCGTGTTTGTAGGGGTTGTTGGGGTTCTATTTGGAAGTCTATTTATATCAGGAGGATTTTCTGCAAGTCTGGAATCTGCATGAGTCCGCAGAGTTGGGGAGAGCGGGGTGAGGGGGGTTGGGGTGATGGGCGGTGGGGGAGCAGGGTATTGAGTGAGGTTATAGGCAGCGAAGGGCTTTGGCGCAGGACGTCCATCGGGCTTCGGACACAGCGACCGCCCCGGTTGAGGACGTGGGTGTAGATCATCGTGGTGCTGACGTCCCGGTGACCCAGCAGTTCCTGGATCGTCCGGATGTCGTATCCGTCTTCGAGGAGATGGGTCGCGAAATTATGCCGCAAGGTATGGCATGTGGCGTGCTTCTTGACGTCGGCCAGCCTTGCCGCTTCCTTCACGGCACGTTGAAGGACGGTTTCGTCGAGGTGGTGCCGATGCCGGGGCCCGGTTTCGGAATCCTTGTACTGCCGATGCGCCGGAAAAACCCATTGCCATCCCCAAGCGCGGTCTGCATCCGGGTACTTTCGGCCAAGCGCTTTCGGCGATTCCCTTCATATCCCTTCCTTCATGCAACA
The sequence above is a segment of the Deltaproteobacteria bacterium GWC2_65_14 genome. Coding sequences within it:
- a CDS encoding CopG family transcriptional regulator — its product is MSTISLRLPASLHKSVRELAKKEDISINQLITTALAEKLSALMTVEHLEERAKRGNRRKFERAMAKVREVKSDDYDEL